In the Rubrivivax gelatinosus IL144 genome, GGCAGCCGTCGCGTGCGCTGCGGTAGGCGGCGATGATCACTTCGAGCGAGCGCAGGCCTTCGTAGCCGTCGACCTCGGCGCTCTTCTCGCCGCGCAGCGTGCCGATGACGTTGTCGTAGTACAGCGGGTGGCCGGGGCCGTAGACCGAGGGCGCGGCGTAGCTGGCGTTCTTCACCGCCTCGTCCTCGGGCGCCGGGCTGTCGAACTCCCAGTGCTGGATCTGGTTGACGGCGACGCCGCCAATGCGCACCGTGCCGCGCTCGCCGAGGATCGTGATGCTGCCCTCGAAGTTCTTGCCGTGGGTCAGCATCGTCACGTTGATCGAGGCCAGGCCGCCCTTGCGCAGGCGCAGCGACATCACGCCGGTGTCCTCGGCCTCGATGTCGCGGCCCAGCGTGGCGGTGTAGGCGTGCACGTTGTCGACCGGGCCAACCAGCCAGTCGACCATGTCGACGTAATGGCTGGCCTGGTTCAGGAAGGCGCCGCCGTCCAGGTCCCAGCGGCCGCGCCAGGGCGCGTCGTCGTAGTACCTCTGCGGGCGCGTCC is a window encoding:
- a CDS encoding Gfo/Idh/MocA family protein is translated as MKVSPSLPIVQRPIRFALVGCGRISANHIEALRQHADRAQLVAVCDNRPEALAAAVAKTGAAGYASLDELLEASDCDIVTLATPSGLHPRQAMKAARAGRHVLTEKPMATKWDEGMEMVRVCRDAGVKLFVVKQNRLNPTMQLLKHAVDAGRFGRIHCVVVNVFWTRPQRYYDDAPWRGRWDLDGGAFLNQASHYVDMVDWLVGPVDNVHAYTATLGRDIEAEDTGVMSLRLRKGGLASINVTMLTHGKNFEGSITILGERGTVRIGGVAVNQIQHWEFDSPAPEDEAVKNASYAAPSVYGPGHPLYYDNVIGTLRGEKSAEVDGYEGLRSLEVIIAAYRSARDGCRVGLPLVF